A stretch of the Flavobacterium sp. 5 genome encodes the following:
- a CDS encoding DUF3995 domain-containing protein, with translation MTTIISAILFLIFAFLSAIHFYWGFGGRWGSQAVFPTKDDSIKLQMPGIIPTLIVAFGLLVICLFILQKGAILNFLIPTWLDKYGLWVIAGIFIVRAIGEFNYLGFFKKIKHTQFGKNDTKYYSPLCLIIGILAILMILNQ, from the coding sequence ATGACAACTATAATTTCAGCAATTCTATTCCTCATTTTTGCTTTTTTGTCAGCAATTCATTTTTATTGGGGATTTGGCGGGCGTTGGGGAAGCCAAGCCGTTTTCCCCACAAAAGACGATAGCATAAAACTACAAATGCCTGGAATTATACCTACTTTGATTGTTGCTTTTGGACTATTAGTGATTTGTCTTTTTATTTTACAAAAAGGTGCTATTCTAAACTTCTTGATTCCTACTTGGCTTGACAAATATGGATTATGGGTTATTGCAGGAATTTTTATTGTCCGAGCTATTGGAGAATTCAATTATTTGGGTTTTTTTAAGAAAATCAAACACACTCAATTTGGCAAAAATGATACAAAATATTATTCACCGTTATGTTTAATTATCGGGATATTAGCAATATTAATGATTCTGAACCAATAA
- a CDS encoding HAD family phosphatase encodes MKQQCVIFDMDGVICHTNPHHAKAFEAFFDKYQIPHSEKEFEEHMYGKHNGYIMTHFFKRSVTGEELKKLEDEKESMFREVYKDKVETIPHYLKFLSALKSRNFKTAVATSAPRANLDLIIGALQIADKMDSMMASEDVTSHKPNPEVYLKSAERVGADPADCVVFEDSFSGVTAGLNAGMKVVGVLSSHTKEELPPCHFYINDYSEVNVDKILDLLKG; translated from the coding sequence ATGAAACAACAATGTGTTATTTTTGATATGGATGGCGTGATTTGTCACACAAATCCACATCATGCAAAAGCTTTCGAAGCATTTTTCGATAAATACCAAATTCCACACTCAGAAAAAGAATTTGAAGAGCATATGTACGGAAAACATAATGGTTATATCATGACGCATTTCTTTAAGCGTTCTGTTACCGGAGAGGAACTTAAAAAGTTGGAAGACGAAAAAGAATCAATGTTTCGTGAGGTTTACAAAGATAAAGTAGAAACTATTCCACATTATTTGAAGTTTTTGTCAGCATTGAAATCCCGAAATTTTAAAACAGCTGTTGCTACCTCTGCTCCACGCGCTAATCTTGACCTGATTATTGGTGCTTTACAAATCGCCGATAAAATGGATTCTATGATGGCAAGCGAAGATGTAACGTCTCATAAACCAAATCCAGAAGTTTATTTAAAATCTGCAGAGCGTGTTGGTGCTGATCCAGCTGACTGTGTTGTTTTCGAAGATTCGTTTTCGGGTGTTACTGCTGGTCTTAATGCCGGAATGAAAGTAGTTGGTGTATTGAGTTCGCATACAAAAGAAGAATTACCGCCATGTCACTTTTATATCAACGATTATAGTGAAGTAAATGTGGATAAAATTTTGGATTTATTAAAGGGTTAA
- a CDS encoding acyl-CoA dehydrogenase: MTTTKLQTFIPLFYIVWSDDLLTEKEFVTLQGFIDSQDWLSPDEKQLLLSKISISNPPSRQDIADWKSKIEQTIQQNPAIKSIFEIAVALSEKDASIQKLETSFVKLENDLGILGEEAISNFKTKAKTFTVTHQTEASFDIQKITDVLDGNQAPIINKVKSIISGPEFKLETITNVEAYRQKVYDWCKILAKENLGNMAYPKQYGGGENPSDYFAIMETLSYHDLSLVIKFGVQFGLWGTSVMSLGTEKHYIKYLKGIGTLKIPGCFAMTETHHGSNVKGLETTATYNRENQTFTIHTPHEKAQKEYIGNAALHGQMATVFAKLIIAGHDYGVNAFIVPLRDENGTVLKGITIGDCGHKMGLNGVDNGTIRFDNVNIPKENMLDRFASVNDKGEFESPIPSDNRRFFTMLGTLVGGRIGIPRSALAAAKTGLTIAIKYSDQRKQFGPEEGSEVPILNYRMHQRRLLIPLAKTYAVHFALQYLTKRFLNKTEAEMQEIEALAAGLKSYSTWSTTAILQECREACGGKGYLSENRIDALKNDTEIYTTFEGDNTVLMQLVAKNRLSEFRKSFGEMGSFGIINYVYENAKSAVAQKNPIAIRKTDEVHLLDSEFHLQAFEHREKTILASAAKRIKKLIDSGMDAYDAFNVVQHQMIDMAQAYLERVVLEQFQMAIASVEDKNSRTILTKLCQLYALSQIEKNKAWYLEDNYMEAIKTKAIRTIVNQLCWDIRPDAVALVNAFAIPDSCLGELV, translated from the coding sequence ATGACAACTACTAAATTACAAACGTTTATTCCTCTTTTTTATATTGTATGGTCTGATGATTTACTGACTGAAAAAGAGTTTGTGACTTTACAAGGATTTATTGATTCGCAGGATTGGCTTTCGCCAGATGAAAAACAACTATTGCTTTCTAAAATAAGTATTTCAAATCCGCCTTCTCGTCAGGATATTGCTGATTGGAAAAGCAAAATTGAGCAGACTATTCAGCAAAATCCTGCCATAAAATCTATTTTTGAAATTGCTGTTGCACTTTCAGAAAAAGATGCTTCTATTCAAAAATTAGAAACTTCTTTTGTAAAACTCGAAAATGATTTGGGAATTCTAGGAGAAGAAGCCATTAGTAATTTCAAAACAAAAGCAAAAACTTTTACAGTTACACACCAAACGGAGGCTAGTTTTGATATCCAAAAAATAACCGACGTTTTAGATGGAAATCAAGCTCCGATTATCAATAAAGTAAAATCCATTATTTCTGGACCTGAATTTAAATTAGAAACCATAACAAATGTTGAAGCATATCGCCAAAAAGTATACGATTGGTGCAAAATTTTAGCGAAGGAAAACCTAGGGAATATGGCATATCCAAAGCAATACGGAGGCGGTGAAAATCCATCTGATTATTTTGCTATTATGGAGACGCTGAGTTATCATGATCTGAGTCTGGTTATCAAATTTGGAGTGCAATTTGGACTTTGGGGAACGAGTGTCATGTCACTTGGAACTGAAAAGCATTACATCAAATATTTAAAAGGCATTGGTACTCTGAAAATACCAGGATGTTTTGCGATGACCGAAACACATCACGGTTCTAATGTAAAAGGATTGGAAACAACTGCGACTTATAATCGCGAAAACCAAACGTTTACGATTCATACGCCACACGAAAAAGCACAAAAAGAATATATTGGAAATGCGGCACTGCATGGACAAATGGCAACTGTTTTTGCCAAACTGATTATTGCAGGACATGATTATGGTGTGAATGCTTTTATTGTACCGTTACGTGATGAAAACGGTACTGTTTTAAAAGGGATTACGATTGGAGATTGTGGTCATAAAATGGGACTGAATGGCGTGGATAATGGTACAATTCGTTTTGATAACGTTAATATTCCAAAGGAAAATATGCTGGATCGTTTTGCTTCGGTAAATGATAAAGGTGAATTCGAAAGCCCTATTCCAAGTGATAACAGACGTTTTTTTACAATGCTAGGAACCTTGGTAGGAGGCAGAATTGGAATTCCGCGTTCGGCTCTGGCTGCTGCCAAAACAGGACTCACCATTGCCATAAAATACAGTGACCAGCGGAAACAATTTGGACCAGAAGAAGGTTCAGAAGTTCCCATTTTGAATTATCGCATGCACCAGCGAAGATTATTAATTCCATTAGCCAAAACATATGCGGTACATTTTGCATTGCAATATTTAACCAAGCGGTTTTTGAATAAAACGGAAGCAGAAATGCAGGAAATAGAAGCTTTAGCGGCAGGTTTAAAATCGTATTCTACATGGAGTACTACGGCAATTTTACAGGAATGTCGTGAAGCTTGTGGCGGAAAAGGCTATTTATCCGAAAACAGAATAGACGCTTTGAAAAATGATACTGAAATTTACACCACTTTTGAAGGTGATAATACCGTTTTGATGCAGTTAGTAGCCAAAAATCGTTTGTCAGAATTTAGAAAATCATTTGGTGAAATGGGTTCTTTTGGAATTATCAATTATGTCTATGAAAATGCCAAATCGGCTGTAGCTCAAAAAAATCCAATCGCAATCCGAAAAACAGACGAAGTACATTTACTGGATAGTGAATTTCATTTGCAGGCTTTTGAACATAGGGAAAAAACAATTTTAGCTTCGGCTGCCAAGCGTATCAAAAAATTAATTGATAGCGGTATGGATGCCTATGATGCTTTCAATGTGGTGCAGCACCAAATGATAGATATGGCTCAAGCGTATTTAGAAAGAGTAGTTTTGGAACAATTCCAAATGGCTATTGCAAGTGTTGAAGATAAAAACAGCAGAACTATTTTGACTAAACTGTGCCAATTATACGCGCTTTCGCAAATAGAAAAAAACAAAGCTTGGTATTTAGAAGATAATTATATGGAAGCTATAAAAACAAAAGCTATTCGGACAATTGTTAATCAGCTCTGTTGGGATATTAGACCAGATGCTGTTGCTTTGGTAAATGCTTTTGCTATTCCAGATTCTTGTTTAGGAGAGTTGGTTTAG